The genomic window GTTTCATCCCGTGAATCTGAAATGGTCAGAATCGCGATTGTCAACACCTGAACAGCACCGGAATCCATATTGATTACTCCTGAATTTTTTAGAAATTAATGAGGAACATGACTGAACCCTCAGGCCAGACGGGGAAACAACTCTTTGAGACCATTGGCAATAAATTCGACACCAATCGCCGCCATGACAAGTCCCATCAACCGGAGCACAATATTGATGCCTGTTTTCCCCAGTAAACGGGAGATCGGTTCTGCAACCTTGAAAGATGCCCAGGTTGACAATCCTATGATAAAAATGATCCCTGCCAGCATCAGATGATGCTGAACAGTCTGATCTCTATGGGCATAAATGATGACGGTGCTGATCGCGCCTGGACCTGCAAGTAGAGGTGTTCCAAGTGGAACGATGGCAATTGCCTCACGTTCTTCGGCATCTGTCGCTTCTTCCTGAGTTTGTTTGACAGGACTGATACGGGCCTGAACCATGGACAACGCAATCAATAAAATAAGAATCCCTCCTGCCACACGAAACGACGCGATGGTGATTCCAAAAAAATTGAGCAACGCCTCCCCCATGATCAGCGCACCAATCAGAAGTCCGCACACGGTCAATGCCGCAAGCCATGCTGTTTTTTCACGCTGAGTCCGAGTATAATGTGAAGTCATGTTGATGAAGATGGGAACCACACCCACCGGATCGACAATGGCAAACAAACCAATTCCAAATTTCAGATAATCGTTCCATTCACCCATAATTTTCCGCGTAAGGGGGCATAAAGAAATAACTAGTACATAAGGATGATGTGATGCTCGCTGTTTGTCCTTCCGAACGAAAACCAGGAATCCAGTGGCATTGAACGTTTGGTGGAATCTGGATACCGGATCAGGTCCGGTATGACACGGTGCCGAAAAAG from SAR324 cluster bacterium includes these protein-coding regions:
- a CDS encoding YchE family NAAT transporter; translation: MGEWNDYLKFGIGLFAIVDPVGVVPIFINMTSHYTRTQREKTAWLAALTVCGLLIGALIMGEALLNFFGITIASFRVAGGILILLIALSMVQARISPVKQTQEEATDAEEREAIAIVPLGTPLLAGPGAISTVIIYAHRDQTVQHHLMLAGIIFIIGLSTWASFKVAEPISRLLGKTGINIVLRLMGLVMAAIGVEFIANGLKELFPRLA